From Fibrobacter sp. UWR4, one genomic window encodes:
- a CDS encoding RHS repeat domain-containing protein gives MKNIMKLITVLSVFLLQTVALANIRSSRDDLTSVQQVLPGWVTPKSYVEGYAFSKGPASVALDKEHHISFMGELYDHLTIHADGCISFGDGTNCDATTPYVLPVKMATTSIPYKYSLCTDSINKGEVVEQYTLIELGPFTLNYSSYSAQVIVYSDGEIQTQLWNHYGSFRQNSWSGTYSPTVYTGEAFKTTAGLTVKNEMEIYGKNGVRPGWIAKSFDLSSSTINISEKWGKGKGLYVDTTRSTWPGGLIAYDYSREHPVVGGISEVKVNTTALTLRSAESPIYVWFFNDAFNHADDAGYPAINYNQNDLSINVNDFQSNETSWSKLGAQSVNDDSVRFRPAPAFKFQITKYASGYSFTIDSVKYLLNQLPMVRFTPPKADYTLITEAGAGGRIVIDKKSGKSPYSLYEGQRFLGSIVANGGKVVDKIIVNGKTVYDSTFILDSNNPDINSIYDNLFNLSTSAENTPNTVYFGGVMGSSIPMVNKTLSIQVTFKKCETRNIPYVSPDMVKITRYLDPSTSQNPRISRSVSILGSFGNSIETVDSIAEKKYLVSTTYTDGLGTKRKTPIPFIAPLDSFDYVDLACEKCISAANDYYDGSDELDRPDAMDLAYTENDPLYGNFEGALQTTAGIAKRSFNYVEKQSKTWIMSAANEKDFISYENLNKDGFLAKEYSKRNDVAKATYLLFITRDSENHYSQEIKNDKGKTVTTWMFDGKYESYQKNEYDVFDRLVESYVVHPLIKATRDGNLKLFQTTYHYDQQGRLISTKSADRGRSETAYDSLGRVRFTRNANDSAKGENYYSAVVYDALGRDTVVGEVRNGRVRFDNPNAVIDTATFFPRSRTLYGMPTKETLSKSGVTIDTLLLDSIIKKMTNVRDLDVGAVIAYDSKKNAVSVKMSSYNRMGQVKYKWIIYCYPGIPATQISYKYNVSGEMVESHFDSWNGQNWVVKNTRTRKYDDKGRLDTTWENGLLMAIYVYSPNGNVRSKSYYDNGKLVFTKNIKYDVYGRPTKIMYENAGGTLYSDSLTYENELAGRLKNADHKWKKKNGQEESKSNTYDYDYSRRLISVDGDTKASYSFDEFGRIVAKHEDTTSIGYNYNGNYQSFRPYGYDVNHGSPSASAEYFKYDSVGNIWYARKDTVAYKLNSLGLPEKVFKLNNLQPNLTKDAVDRENVFDVKATISMAYDEGGNRLWYSVVNNSTQNNYTEATIPGIGTYKNVNGNGFELERMDLIAGGYRDSKGIAYYPVADAQGNIRGYVNHSEGVVSYFDYYPYGRIASSEVSPSDDNKRWQGKEFDEEHDKYYFGARYFDPYFGMWLTPDPAGQFANPYTYGGDPLNYVDPNGEWVNIVVGAVVGAVAGTVSGIQACMGGGNCAKSIGVGFVGGAAVGAAAGAVGDFADAAVGGGALGAIAGGAAGGAVGGLGNYAVSGLAYGTDVSWSGAWDATWKGAATGAIGAGVGAKARNFMSPAYAQMVSGFASGASGSALNGARGWSIVQGGLKGAGMSFASGLLSVTLSSAKSTVFDEEITETGEPDVSGLIAEDDRNALGDLADATPGQKKAFEDFAAADAAAEAADAAAAPEGANPKSYNRELYRVYDEDGNYVKFTEARSVQVLNEKGELVNRVTIDGYTNSRIGIGNFFGYKYISIHSHMSSWKPTPNGIGSDGRPYKSDVGQFSDLAEKGNVSLIYLRP, from the coding sequence ATGAAAAATATCATGAAATTAATCACTGTTTTATCTGTTTTCTTGTTGCAGACGGTTGCTCTGGCAAATATTCGGTCGAGTCGTGATGATTTAACATCTGTTCAGCAAGTGCTTCCTGGCTGGGTAACACCCAAAAGCTATGTAGAGGGGTACGCTTTTAGTAAGGGACCTGCATCTGTTGCATTGGATAAGGAGCATCATATATCTTTCATGGGTGAGTTGTACGATCACTTGACCATTCATGCTGATGGATGTATTTCCTTTGGCGACGGCACCAACTGTGATGCGACTACCCCTTACGTGTTGCCGGTTAAAATGGCAACTACCTCTATTCCATATAAGTATAGCCTTTGTACGGATTCCATCAATAAAGGAGAAGTTGTAGAACAGTATACGTTAATCGAACTGGGCCCCTTTACTCTGAATTACTCGTCCTACTCTGCTCAGGTAATAGTCTATAGTGATGGTGAAATCCAGACGCAACTCTGGAATCATTACGGAAGTTTCCGTCAGAATTCTTGGAGCGGCACCTACTCACCTACAGTCTATACAGGCGAAGCGTTTAAAACCACGGCTGGATTGACTGTTAAAAACGAGATGGAAATTTATGGAAAAAACGGTGTTCGACCCGGATGGATCGCAAAGTCTTTTGATTTATCTTCCTCGACCATTAACATAAGTGAAAAGTGGGGGAAGGGAAAGGGATTGTACGTTGATACGACTCGATCTACCTGGCCGGGAGGCTTGATCGCCTACGACTATTCTAGAGAACATCCTGTAGTTGGTGGAATTTCGGAGGTAAAGGTCAATACGACTGCCCTGACTCTTCGCAGTGCGGAATCCCCAATCTACGTATGGTTTTTTAATGATGCTTTTAATCATGCCGATGATGCAGGGTATCCTGCGATTAATTATAATCAAAACGATCTTTCCATTAATGTCAATGACTTTCAGAGTAACGAGACTAGCTGGTCTAAGTTAGGCGCTCAGAGTGTTAACGATGATTCCGTAAGGTTCCGACCAGCCCCCGCATTTAAATTCCAGATTACAAAATATGCGTCAGGCTATTCGTTTACCATTGATTCTGTAAAGTATTTACTGAATCAGTTACCCATGGTGCGTTTTACACCGCCAAAGGCTGATTATACTTTAATTACGGAGGCTGGTGCAGGTGGTAGAATTGTTATAGACAAGAAATCAGGCAAATCCCCCTATAGTCTGTATGAGGGCCAGAGATTCCTGGGCTCCATCGTGGCAAATGGCGGTAAGGTTGTCGATAAAATTATTGTTAATGGAAAGACCGTTTATGATAGTACTTTTATTCTGGACTCTAACAATCCGGATATCAATTCTATCTATGACAACTTGTTTAACTTGTCGACCTCAGCAGAGAATACTCCCAATACCGTATATTTTGGTGGCGTGATGGGAAGCTCTATTCCCATGGTCAACAAGACGTTGTCTATACAGGTGACCTTTAAAAAGTGTGAAACAAGAAATATACCCTATGTTTCTCCTGACATGGTGAAAATAACTCGATACTTGGATCCGTCTACGTCCCAGAATCCCCGAATTAGTAGATCTGTCAGTATTTTGGGGTCTTTCGGTAATTCCATTGAAACTGTAGACTCAATTGCCGAAAAGAAGTATTTGGTTTCTACTACATATACAGACGGACTTGGAACGAAAAGAAAAACACCGATTCCGTTTATTGCTCCTCTGGACAGCTTTGACTATGTAGATCTTGCCTGTGAAAAATGCATTTCTGCTGCCAACGATTATTACGATGGATCCGATGAACTTGACCGTCCTGATGCAATGGATTTGGCATACACGGAAAATGATCCCTTGTATGGCAATTTTGAAGGCGCTCTTCAAACAACTGCAGGTATTGCAAAAAGATCCTTTAATTATGTTGAAAAACAGAGCAAGACGTGGATTATGTCCGCTGCAAATGAAAAGGACTTTATTTCTTATGAAAATCTGAATAAGGACGGATTCCTTGCAAAGGAATACAGCAAGAGAAATGATGTAGCCAAGGCAACTTATCTTTTATTCATTACAAGAGATTCCGAAAACCATTATTCTCAAGAAATCAAAAATGATAAGGGGAAGACTGTAACCACATGGATGTTTGATGGAAAGTACGAATCCTATCAGAAAAATGAGTATGATGTCTTTGACCGTCTGGTCGAATCCTATGTCGTTCATCCTCTTATTAAGGCTACTCGAGATGGGAACTTGAAACTGTTCCAAACAACTTACCATTATGACCAGCAGGGACGCTTAATTTCAACAAAGTCCGCTGACAGAGGTAGGAGTGAAACTGCTTACGATAGTCTGGGGCGTGTAAGGTTTACAAGAAATGCAAATGATAGTGCTAAGGGCGAAAACTATTACTCCGCAGTTGTATATGATGCCCTTGGTCGAGATACAGTTGTGGGCGAAGTTCGCAATGGACGTGTTCGCTTCGATAATCCTAATGCAGTCATTGATACTGCTACATTTTTCCCTCGCTCAAGAACGCTTTACGGTATGCCGACAAAGGAAACTCTTTCGAAATCAGGCGTTACGATTGACACTTTGCTTCTGGACAGCATTATCAAAAAAATGACGAATGTTCGTGACCTTGATGTTGGTGCGGTAATTGCTTACGATTCAAAGAAGAATGCGGTAAGTGTAAAAATGTCTTCGTACAATCGTATGGGACAGGTGAAGTACAAGTGGATCATCTATTGCTATCCCGGTATTCCCGCAACTCAGATTTCCTATAAATACAATGTTTCCGGAGAGATGGTTGAAAGCCACTTTGATTCTTGGAACGGACAAAATTGGGTGGTAAAAAATACAAGAACACGTAAGTATGATGATAAGGGGCGTTTAGATACTACCTGGGAAAATGGCTTGTTGATGGCGATATATGTCTATAGCCCCAATGGAAATGTTCGTTCAAAAAGCTATTATGACAATGGCAAGCTAGTGTTTACAAAAAACATTAAGTACGATGTCTATGGTCGTCCGACGAAGATTATGTATGAAAATGCCGGGGGAACACTGTATTCCGATAGTCTAACTTATGAAAACGAACTTGCCGGACGTCTCAAGAATGCTGATCATAAGTGGAAAAAAAAGAATGGCCAGGAAGAATCAAAGAGTAATACGTATGATTATGATTATTCTAGACGTTTGATATCTGTAGATGGTGACACAAAGGCTAGCTATTCCTTTGATGAATTTGGACGAATTGTTGCAAAGCATGAGGATACGACAAGTATCGGGTATAACTATAATGGCAACTACCAATCTTTTAGGCCTTACGGGTATGACGTTAATCACGGAAGCCCTTCTGCAAGCGCGGAATACTTTAAGTATGATTCTGTTGGTAATATTTGGTATGCCAGGAAGGATACTGTTGCATACAAGCTGAATTCGCTTGGCCTGCCTGAAAAAGTGTTCAAATTGAATAACTTGCAGCCGAATCTGACTAAGGATGCTGTTGATCGTGAAAATGTTTTTGATGTTAAGGCTACCATTTCTATGGCTTACGATGAAGGTGGCAACCGTTTATGGTATTCTGTGGTAAACAACTCTACACAGAATAACTATACTGAAGCAACCATTCCTGGAATTGGTACTTATAAAAATGTAAACGGAAATGGGTTTGAACTGGAACGAATGGACTTGATTGCTGGTGGTTATCGAGATTCTAAGGGTATTGCCTATTATCCCGTAGCAGATGCCCAAGGTAATATTCGTGGGTATGTAAACCATAGCGAAGGTGTTGTTTCTTATTTTGATTATTATCCTTATGGTCGCATCGCTTCTTCTGAAGTTAGCCCCTCTGATGATAACAAACGTTGGCAGGGTAAGGAGTTTGATGAAGAACATGACAAGTATTACTTTGGGGCTCGATACTTTGATCCTTACTTTGGTATGTGGCTGACTCCTGACCCGGCGGGCCAGTTCGCCAACCCGTATACCTATGGAGGAGATCCGTTAAACTATGTTGATCCCAATGGCGAATGGGTGAACATTGTTGTTGGAGCTGTTGTTGGCGCAGTTGCAGGCACTGTAAGTGGTATACAGGCTTGTATGGGCGGCGGTAACTGTGCCAAGTCCATTGGGGTTGGTTTTGTGGGCGGTGCTGCTGTTGGTGCTGCGGCCGGCGCTGTTGGCGATTTTGCAGATGCTGCCGTTGGTGGCGGAGCTCTTGGTGCGATCGCAGGTGGTGCTGCAGGAGGTGCTGTCGGTGGATTGGGCAATTATGCTGTCAGTGGTCTTGCTTATGGTACAGACGTAAGCTGGTCTGGGGCATGGGATGCTACTTGGAAGGGGGCTGCGACTGGTGCGATTGGAGCTGGTGTTGGTGCAAAAGCGCGCAATTTCATGTCCCCAGCATACGCACAAATGGTAAGTGGTTTTGCTAGTGGTGCTTCCGGTTCTGCTTTAAATGGCGCCCGAGGTTGGAGTATTGTACAGGGGGGCTTAAAGGGGGCTGGAATGAGTTTTGCTTCTGGTCTTTTAAGTGTAACGCTTTCTTCTGCAAAATCTACTGTTTTTGATGAAGAAATCACTGAAACCGGAGAACCTGATGTGTCTGGTTTAATTGCGGAGGACGACAGGAATGCTTTGGGGGATCTTGCTGATGCAACTCCTGGTCAAAAAAAGGCTTTTGAAGATTTTGCAGCGGCTGATGCTGCAGCGGAAGCGGCTGATGCTGCTGCTGCACCGGAAGGTGCGAATCCTAAATCGTATAATAGGGAATTGTATAGAGTTTATGATGAGGATGGTAATTATGTAAAGTTTACGGAAGCTAGAAGTGTGCAAGTACTGAATGAAAAAGGAGAACTGGTAAATAGGGTCACGATAGATGGGTACACAAATAGCAGAATCGGAATTGGAAATTT